In Stegostoma tigrinum isolate sSteTig4 chromosome 7, sSteTig4.hap1, whole genome shotgun sequence, one genomic interval encodes:
- the LOC125454401 gene encoding probable G-protein coupled receptor 139: MQRGYLQDASTKYFTQKMTEALYRVAKIFYTILAAIGVFVNLMGIMVLSRGKCGLSTCTTRYLVAMAMADLLSIIMVVILWEISWYYFPWTFLHITPVCTSVAVLMSVAVDCSVWFTVTFSFDRFVAICCPKLKTKYCTKKSASVALAATCILLCLRNIPFSFIYEPWKVINNVPWYCDPKPSYYTDPGWVAFDLFDKIINPLIPFALILLVNALMVRHIVVTSRVRKELRSQIKGDNHFDPEMESRKKSMILVFTISGSFIILWLLSVIELIYHKIMQKDPEDYNDSEYILLQVSQMLRNLNSSTNAFIYGITQTKFRQQLNSAVKYPFTAIMRLMKK, translated from the exons ATGCAAAGAGGTTACCTGCAGGACGCAAGCACAAAGTACTTCACACAGAAAATGACTGAAGCATTGTACAGGGTTGCTAAAATATTTTACACAATTCTTGCTGCTATTGGTGTTTTTG TTAATTTAATGGGAATCATGGTCCTATCCCGTGGCAAGTGTGGCCTCTCCACATGCACTACTCGCTACTTGGTGGCAATGGCAATGGCAGATCTACTTTCTATTATCATGGTGGTCATACTTTGGGAGATCAGTTGGTATTATTTCCCTTGGACATTTTTGCATATCACTCCTGTGTGTACATCAGTTGCAGTCTTGATGTCTGTGGCCGtagactgttctgtctggttcactgtcactttctcttttgatcgatttgtagccatttgttgcccaaaGCTGAAAACCAAATATTGCACCAAGAAATCTGCATCTGTAGCTCTAGCTGCAACCTGTATTTTGCTGTGCTTAAGGAACATACCCTTCTCCTTTATATATGAGCCTTGGAAGGTAATCAACAATGTTCCATGGTACTGTGATCCAAAGCCAAGCTATTATACTGATCCTGGATGGGTGGCATTTGATTTGTTTGATAAAATTATCAATCCTTTAATCCCTTTTGCACTAATCCTATTAGTCAATGCTCTGATGGTAAGACACATTGTAGTAACTAGCCGTGTCCGTAAGGAACTGAGGAGTCAGATCAAGGGGGATAATCATTTTGatccagagatggagagcagaaagAAGTCTATGATTTTGGTCTTCACAATTTCTGGCAGTTTCATCATCCTGTGGCTGCTGTCTGTCATTGAATTAATTTATCATAAAATTATGCAAAAAGATCCTGAGGATTACAATGATTCTGAATATATACTTCTACAAGTCAGTCAGATGCTGCGGAATTTAAACAGTTCTACAAATGCATTTATTTATGGGATTACTCAGAccaagttcaggcagcagctcaACAGTGCAGTTAAATATCCATTCACAGCAATCATGCGActaatgaagaaataa